In Pseudomonas rhizosphaerae, one DNA window encodes the following:
- the greB gene encoding transcription elongation factor GreB, producing MATNIITREGHEALRSELDHLWRVYRPEITQKVAWAASLGDRSENADYQYNKKLLREIDRRVRYLRKRLEDVRVVDYSPEQEGRVFFGAWVEIENDAGETKTFRIVGYDEIYGRNDYISIDSPMARALLKKQEGDEIVVQIPDGEALWYINQIRYKPV from the coding sequence TTGGCAACGAACATCATTACCCGTGAAGGACACGAGGCGCTGAGGTCAGAGCTCGATCACTTGTGGCGTGTCTATCGGCCAGAGATCACGCAGAAGGTCGCTTGGGCGGCTTCTCTGGGCGATCGGAGTGAGAACGCGGACTACCAGTACAACAAGAAGCTGCTGCGCGAGATCGACCGTCGCGTGCGTTATCTGCGCAAACGCTTGGAAGACGTCAGGGTCGTCGATTATTCGCCCGAACAGGAAGGCCGAGTGTTTTTCGGCGCTTGGGTAGAGATTGAAAATGACGCAGGCGAGACGAAGACCTTTCGTATTGTTGGCTATGACGAAATCTATGGTCGCAACGACTATATTTCCATCGATTCACCCATGGCCCGCGCGCTGCTGAAGAAGCAGGAAGGCGACGAAATTGTCGTACAGATCCCCGATGGCGAGGCGCTGTGGTATATCAATCAGATCCGCTACAAGCCGGTCTGA
- a CDS encoding response regulator, which yields MSLPDSPLASTSLPSTLLVIDDEPQIRKFLRISLASQGYKVIEAGTGAEGLGQAALMRPDLIVLDLGLPDMDGQQVLEELRQWSTVPVLVLSVRASEAQKVQALDSGANDYVTKPFGIQEFLARVRALLRQASGSPVHEAALQLGPLQVDLASRRVTLDGAEVALTRKEYAVLAQLARYPGRVITQQQLLKDIWGPTHLDDSHYLRIVVGHLRQKLGDDPAAPRFLITEPGVGYRLASPD from the coding sequence ATGAGCCTTCCCGATTCCCCTCTGGCCAGCACTTCTTTGCCCAGCACCCTGCTGGTCATCGACGACGAACCGCAGATCCGCAAGTTCCTGCGCATCAGCCTGGCTTCCCAGGGCTACAAGGTGATCGAAGCCGGCACCGGCGCCGAAGGCTTGGGCCAGGCCGCGCTGATGCGTCCGGACCTGATCGTGCTGGACCTCGGCCTGCCGGACATGGACGGTCAACAGGTGCTGGAGGAACTGCGCCAATGGAGCACGGTGCCGGTGCTGGTGCTCTCGGTGCGCGCCAGCGAGGCACAGAAGGTCCAGGCCCTGGACAGTGGCGCCAACGACTACGTGACCAAGCCCTTCGGCATCCAGGAGTTTCTTGCCAGGGTGCGCGCGCTGTTGCGCCAGGCCAGCGGCAGCCCGGTCCACGAAGCGGCCTTGCAACTGGGCCCGCTGCAGGTCGACCTGGCATCGCGCCGGGTCACCCTCGATGGCGCCGAGGTGGCCCTGACCCGCAAGGAGTACGCCGTGCTCGCACAGCTGGCGCGCTATCCGGGACGGGTCATCACCCAGCAGCAATTGCTCAAGGACATCTGGGGCCCGACCCACCTCGACGACAGTCACTACCTGCGCATCGTCGTCGGCCACCTGCGCCAGAAACTGGGCGACGACCCCGCCGCCCCACGCTTCCTCATCACCGAACCCGGCGTAGGCTACCGCCTGGCAAGCCCCGACTGA
- a CDS encoding TatD family hydrolase yields MQLIDIGVNLTNDSFAQKHEAVLQRAYDAGVFQLVLTGTSVEGSEQALQLCRQWDESGERLFATAGIHPHSASEWNGDSATCLRDLLGQPQVKAVGECGLDFNRDFSPRPQQEKVLHEHLALAVELQLPVFLHERDAHQRLLDIVKDYRDHLPAAVVHCFTGERQALFGYLDLDLHIGITGWICDERRGTHLHPLVGSIPASRLMLESDAPYLLPRTLRPKPKSGRNEPAFLTEVLREVALHRGESQVELAASTTACARAFFGLPEISAAASALYDADSEA; encoded by the coding sequence ATGCAACTCATCGATATTGGCGTCAACCTTACCAACGACAGCTTCGCGCAAAAGCATGAAGCCGTTCTGCAAAGGGCCTACGATGCGGGCGTCTTTCAGTTGGTGCTCACCGGCACGAGTGTCGAGGGCAGCGAGCAGGCCTTGCAGCTGTGTCGGCAATGGGACGAATCCGGTGAGCGCTTGTTCGCCACCGCTGGCATCCATCCGCACAGCGCCAGCGAGTGGAACGGCGACAGCGCCACCTGCCTGCGCGATCTGCTGGGTCAGCCGCAGGTCAAGGCGGTGGGCGAATGCGGCCTGGATTTCAACCGTGATTTTTCGCCGCGTCCACAGCAGGAAAAAGTGCTGCACGAGCATCTCGCCCTGGCAGTGGAACTGCAGTTGCCGGTGTTTCTCCATGAGCGCGATGCCCATCAACGCCTGTTGGACATCGTCAAGGATTACCGCGACCACCTGCCTGCCGCGGTCGTGCACTGCTTCACCGGTGAGCGCCAGGCGCTGTTCGGTTATCTGGACCTGGACCTGCACATCGGTATCACCGGCTGGATCTGCGATGAGCGTCGCGGCACCCACCTGCACCCGCTGGTGGGCAGCATTCCCGCCTCGCGGCTGATGCTGGAGAGTGACGCGCCGTACCTGCTGCCGCGCACCTTGCGGCCCAAGCCCAAGAGTGGCCGCAACGAACCGGCCTTTCTCACTGAAGTGCTGCGCGAGGTGGCCCTGCATCGAGGTGAAAGCCAGGTCGAGCTGGCGGCAAGTACGACCGCGTGCGCCCGGGCATTTTTTGGTCTGCCTGAGATCAGCGCGGCAGCGTCCGCTCTCTATGACGCTGATAGCGAAGCTTGA
- a CDS encoding ABC transporter permease: protein MVGLPMFRLVALAARQLLRDARSGELRVLFFALLVAVAASTAIGYFGARLNGAMQLRATEFLGADLILQGSSPARQEQIDAGNQAGLEHARVVEFASVIAADSGIQLSSVKAVDAAYPLRGELKSAAQPYGEETAGAGPASGEAWAESRLLAALNLKVGDTLDVGSKTLRLARVLTYEPDRAGNFYSLTPRVMINLQDLAATNVVQPGSRVTYRELWRGTPEQLASYQQQLESALEPNQRLRDSKDSNQQIGGALGKAERYLNMASLVAVLLAGVAVAMSASRFAARRFDASALLRCLGLSRREVMLMFCVQLALLGVLACLSGALIGWLAQLVLFQMLHGLLPAVVPAGGVLPALAGIGTGLVALAGFALPPLAALGAVPPLRVLRRDLLPVPTSTWLVYGTALLALGLIMWRLSLDLVLTFALLAGGLLAALILGGLLLLGLKSLRRLLARSTLPWRLGLGQLLRHPLAAAGQALAFGLILLAMTLIALLRGELLDNWQNQLPKDAPNYFALNILPDERDAFARHLQDAGARAAPLYPVMPGRLVDINDAPVQELVEKDSRGERAVQRDLSLTWAEHLPNGNRITAGQWWSDAQNKDLPGVSVEEGVAQSLKLKLGDRLTFNIGGSNRDAVVTSLRTVDWNNFQPNFFMIFQPGTFDDLPTTYLTSFYIAPGHDSQVVELSRAFPAATILGVEALLEQLRSILAQVTLAVEYVLLFVLAAGMAVLFSGLQATLDERIRQGALLRALGAERRLLVKARRIEFGLLGAASGVLAALGSELISFVLYRYAFDLVWAPHPWLLCLPLIGALLVGGAGVFGTRRALNASPLQVLREG from the coding sequence ATGGTCGGCTTGCCGATGTTCCGCCTGGTGGCCCTGGCCGCCCGGCAGTTGCTGCGTGATGCCCGCTCTGGTGAGCTGCGCGTGCTGTTCTTCGCCTTGCTGGTGGCCGTCGCCGCCAGTACTGCGATCGGCTATTTCGGCGCCCGCCTCAATGGCGCGATGCAGCTGCGCGCGACCGAGTTTCTCGGCGCCGACCTTATTCTGCAAGGCAGCAGCCCGGCCCGCCAGGAACAGATCGACGCTGGCAACCAGGCCGGTCTTGAACACGCGCGGGTGGTCGAGTTCGCCAGCGTCATTGCCGCCGACAGCGGCATCCAGCTGTCCAGCGTCAAGGCAGTCGACGCGGCCTATCCCTTGCGCGGCGAACTCAAGAGCGCGGCGCAACCTTATGGCGAGGAAACCGCCGGCGCAGGCCCAGCCTCTGGTGAAGCCTGGGCGGAATCGCGGCTGCTGGCGGCGTTGAATCTGAAGGTTGGCGACACTCTGGACGTGGGCAGCAAGACCCTGCGCCTGGCGCGTGTGCTGACCTATGAACCGGACCGTGCCGGCAACTTCTACAGCCTGACGCCTCGAGTGATGATCAACCTGCAGGATCTGGCCGCCACCAACGTGGTGCAGCCAGGTAGCCGGGTGACCTACCGCGAACTCTGGCGCGGCACGCCCGAGCAACTGGCTAGCTATCAGCAGCAACTGGAATCGGCGCTCGAGCCTAACCAGCGTCTGCGTGACTCCAAGGACAGCAACCAGCAGATCGGTGGGGCCCTGGGCAAGGCCGAACGCTACCTGAACATGGCCAGCCTGGTGGCAGTGCTGCTGGCTGGCGTAGCAGTGGCGATGTCGGCCAGTCGCTTCGCCGCGCGACGTTTCGATGCCAGCGCTTTGCTGCGCTGCCTGGGCCTGTCGCGGCGCGAAGTGATGTTGATGTTCTGCGTGCAGCTGGCCTTGCTCGGCGTGCTGGCCTGCCTGAGCGGCGCACTGATCGGCTGGCTCGCGCAATTGGTGCTGTTCCAGATGCTGCATGGCTTGTTGCCCGCAGTGGTTCCGGCCGGGGGCGTATTGCCCGCGCTGGCCGGCATCGGCACCGGGCTGGTCGCACTGGCCGGGTTCGCCCTGCCACCGCTGGCAGCCCTGGGCGCGGTGCCGCCGCTGCGCGTGTTGCGTCGTGACCTGCTGCCGGTGCCGACCAGCACTTGGCTGGTGTACGGTACCGCGCTGCTGGCCTTGGGTTTGATCATGTGGCGGCTGAGCCTGGACCTGGTGCTGACCTTCGCGCTGCTCGCCGGTGGCCTACTGGCCGCGCTGATCCTGGGCGGCTTGCTGCTGCTGGGTTTGAAAAGCCTGCGACGCTTGTTGGCCCGCTCCACCCTGCCCTGGCGTCTGGGCCTTGGCCAACTGCTGCGTCATCCATTGGCTGCCGCCGGCCAGGCCCTGGCCTTCGGCCTGATCCTGCTGGCCATGACACTGATCGCGCTGCTGCGTGGCGAGTTGCTGGACAACTGGCAGAACCAGTTGCCCAAGGATGCGCCGAACTATTTCGCCCTGAACATCCTGCCGGACGAGCGCGATGCCTTCGCCCGTCACCTGCAGGACGCCGGCGCGCGCGCCGCACCTTTGTACCCGGTGATGCCGGGCCGTCTGGTCGACATCAACGATGCGCCGGTGCAGGAGTTGGTGGAAAAGGACTCGCGCGGTGAACGCGCGGTGCAGCGTGACCTCAGCCTGACCTGGGCCGAGCATCTGCCCAACGGCAATCGAATCACTGCAGGCCAGTGGTGGAGCGACGCTCAGAACAAGGACCTGCCCGGCGTATCGGTCGAAGAAGGCGTTGCACAAAGTCTGAAACTGAAGCTAGGCGACCGCTTGACGTTCAACATCGGCGGCTCCAACCGCGACGCCGTGGTGACCAGTCTGCGCACGGTGGACTGGAACAATTTCCAGCCCAACTTTTTCATGATCTTCCAGCCCGGCACCTTCGACGACCTGCCGACCACTTACCTGACCAGCTTTTACATCGCGCCCGGGCATGATTCGCAGGTGGTCGAGCTGTCTCGCGCCTTCCCTGCGGCGACCATATTAGGGGTCGAGGCGCTGCTGGAACAGCTGCGCAGCATCCTTGCTCAGGTGACACTGGCGGTGGAATACGTGCTGTTGTTCGTGCTGGCAGCGGGTATGGCGGTGCTGTTTTCCGGGCTGCAAGCCACGCTGGACGAACGCATTCGGCAAGGCGCGTTGCTTCGCGCGCTGGGCGCCGAGCGCCGGCTGCTGGTCAAGGCCAGGCGCATTGAATTCGGCCTGCTGGGCGCCGCCAGCGGTGTGCTGGCCGCACTGGGTAGCGAACTGATCAGCTTTGTGCTGTATCGCTATGCGTTCGACCTGGTGTGGGCTCCGCACCCCTGGTTGCTCTGCCTGCCGCTGATCGGTGCGCTGCTGGTGGGTGGTGCGGGTGTGTTCGGCACTCGCCGGGCATTGAATGCAAGCCCGTTGCAAGTGCTCAGGGAGGGCTGA
- a CDS encoding AAA family ATPase, producing the protein MRSRLDECLQAVNEVLLGKETQVRLALTCLIADGHLLIEDLPGMGKTTLSHTLAKVLGLSFQRIQFTSDLLPSDILGTSVFDKDSGRFVFHPGPIFAELVLADEINRATPKSQSALLEAMEEGQVTIEGATRPLPQPFFVIATQNPTTQGGTFALPESQLDRFLMRLSLGYPAKAAEKALLMGEARRDLLPRMSAVLDHAQLSALQAQARAVRASDALVDYVLRLVEATRTQPQFAYGLSPRGSLALLAAAKAWALLLDRDYVIPEDVQAVLPSVVSHRLRERADPTGQGGGALVQWLLREVPAL; encoded by the coding sequence ATGCGCAGCCGATTGGATGAATGCCTGCAAGCCGTCAATGAAGTCCTGCTGGGCAAGGAAACCCAGGTTCGCCTGGCGTTGACCTGCCTGATCGCTGATGGCCACCTGCTCATCGAGGACCTGCCCGGCATGGGCAAGACCACCCTGAGTCATACCCTGGCCAAGGTGCTGGGCCTGAGCTTCCAACGTATCCAGTTCACCTCCGACCTGCTGCCCAGCGATATCCTCGGCACGTCGGTGTTCGACAAGGACAGCGGTCGTTTCGTCTTTCACCCCGGACCGATCTTCGCCGAACTGGTGCTGGCGGACGAAATCAACCGCGCTACGCCCAAGAGCCAGAGTGCCCTGCTCGAAGCCATGGAGGAGGGCCAGGTCACCATCGAGGGCGCCACCCGTCCATTGCCCCAGCCGTTTTTCGTGATCGCCACGCAGAACCCCACCACCCAAGGCGGCACCTTCGCGCTGCCCGAGTCGCAACTGGACCGTTTTCTCATGCGCCTGTCGCTCGGCTACCCGGCCAAGGCGGCGGAAAAGGCTTTGCTGATGGGTGAAGCCCGACGCGATCTGCTGCCTCGCATGAGCGCTGTGCTCGACCATGCGCAACTGTCCGCATTGCAAGCCCAGGCCCGTGCAGTGCGCGCCAGCGATGCGTTGGTGGACTACGTACTGCGCCTGGTGGAAGCCACGCGCACCCAGCCGCAGTTCGCCTATGGACTGTCGCCACGCGGCAGCCTGGCGTTGCTGGCCGCTGCCAAGGCCTGGGCATTGTTGCTCGATCGCGACTACGTGATTCCCGAAGACGTGCAAGCCGTGCTGCCCTCGGTGGTCAGCCACCGCCTGCGCGAGCGAGCCGACCCCACCGGCCAGGGCGGTGGCGCGTTGGTGCAATGGCTGCTGCGGGAGGTGCCTGCGCTGTGA
- a CDS encoding DUF58 domain-containing protein, whose protein sequence is MAAAGGACAVRRRLGEHWRRWQARRLPTAPRIELDQRRIFIVPSRSGIGFIVVLLLIFLAAINYQNSLAYALVFLLSSVFVVAILHTYRNLSGLLVSGNGATSVFVGEQARFGLRLESGGKEHQAIGVGWNAQQLQRSDVAPDHVQALELSLPTERRGWLPAPRMRVETSFPLGVLTAWTWVDLGQRVLVYPQPLQGEVPNLHSESADIEDQAQRLHGQGVDDFQGLKQYQPGDSWRRMHWKAYSRGEGLLVKDFADLRGQELCLDFVALGGDVEQRLSRLCYWVLALSREQRPFALQLPGNRLDTDSGDAHREACLRALALFGEQP, encoded by the coding sequence ATGGCTGCTGCGGGAGGTGCCTGCGCTGTGAGGCGCAGGTTGGGCGAGCACTGGCGGCGCTGGCAGGCGCGCCGCTTGCCGACAGCGCCGCGCATCGAGCTGGACCAGCGCCGGATCTTCATCGTCCCCAGCCGCAGCGGCATTGGTTTCATCGTCGTACTGCTGCTGATATTTCTCGCCGCCATCAACTACCAAAACAGCCTGGCCTATGCCTTGGTGTTCCTGCTGAGCTCGGTGTTCGTCGTCGCCATCCTGCACACCTATCGCAACCTCAGCGGCCTGCTGGTCAGCGGTAACGGCGCCACCTCGGTGTTCGTCGGCGAGCAGGCGCGCTTCGGTCTGCGCCTGGAAAGCGGCGGTAAAGAGCATCAGGCCATCGGCGTGGGCTGGAACGCGCAGCAACTGCAACGCAGCGACGTCGCCCCCGATCACGTACAGGCCTTGGAACTGAGCCTGCCGACCGAGCGCCGCGGCTGGCTTCCAGCACCGCGCATGCGCGTGGAGACCAGCTTTCCCCTCGGCGTGCTCACCGCCTGGACCTGGGTCGACCTGGGCCAGCGAGTGCTGGTCTATCCGCAACCGTTGCAGGGCGAAGTGCCGAACTTGCACAGCGAGTCGGCGGATATCGAAGACCAAGCGCAACGCCTGCACGGCCAGGGCGTGGACGATTTTCAGGGCCTCAAGCAATACCAGCCGGGCGATTCCTGGCGACGCATGCATTGGAAGGCCTATTCACGCGGCGAAGGGCTGCTGGTCAAGGACTTCGCCGACCTGCGCGGCCAGGAGCTGTGCCTGGACTTCGTGGCCCTGGGCGGCGATGTCGAACAACGCTTGTCGCGCCTGTGCTACTGGGTGCTGGCCTTGTCCCGCGAGCAGCGGCCTTTCGCCTTGCAGTTGCCCGGCAATCGGCTGGACACCGACAGCGGCGACGCACACCGTGAGGCCTGCCTGCGCGCCTTGGCGCTTTTTGGAGAACAGCCATGA
- a CDS encoding acyl-CoA thioesterase, producing the protein MNLHDLLASARRPPHSVTVPREWSQGRACYGGLMAALLHEAMAAHVPDRPVRSMAITFVGPAELEVPIDLQVEILREGSAVTSVLARAVQGGRTMTVVQASFGLARESAISISAMPVAAMKPLAESTALPYLPGVTPEYIRHLDMRWGIGALPFSNTPVAGIGGWVQLRDHDRDEPITEALLLVLGDAWPPALLPYLSQPAPGSSLTWTIEFIQPMPALRSLEWCRYQAVIEHARDGYGHTSAAMWNPEGELLAISRQTVTVFG; encoded by the coding sequence ATGAACCTTCACGACCTGCTCGCCAGCGCACGACGTCCACCCCACAGCGTCACCGTACCCCGCGAATGGAGCCAGGGCCGCGCCTGTTACGGCGGGCTCATGGCAGCCTTGTTGCACGAGGCCATGGCGGCGCACGTTCCCGACCGCCCGGTCCGCTCGATGGCGATCACCTTCGTTGGCCCGGCGGAACTGGAGGTGCCGATCGATTTGCAGGTGGAAATACTCCGGGAGGGCAGCGCGGTGACGTCGGTGCTGGCGCGTGCGGTCCAGGGCGGGCGGACCATGACGGTGGTGCAGGCCAGCTTCGGCCTGGCGAGGGAATCGGCAATCAGTATCAGCGCAATGCCGGTGGCCGCCATGAAGCCCCTGGCCGAATCCACTGCGCTGCCGTATTTGCCAGGGGTGACGCCCGAGTACATCCGTCATCTGGACATGCGTTGGGGCATCGGTGCGTTGCCCTTCAGCAATACGCCGGTCGCCGGTATAGGCGGTTGGGTGCAGCTGCGTGACCATGATCGGGACGAGCCGATCACTGAAGCCCTACTACTGGTGCTGGGCGATGCCTGGCCGCCTGCACTCTTGCCCTATCTGAGCCAACCTGCACCCGGCAGCAGCCTGACCTGGACCATCGAGTTCATCCAACCCATGCCCGCGCTGCGAAGCCTTGAGTGGTGTCGCTACCAGGCCGTGATCGAACACGCTCGGGACGGCTATGGCCACACGTCCGCGGCCATGTGGAACCCGGAAGGCGAGCTGCTGGCAATCAGCCGACAGACGGTGACGGTGTTTGGCTGA
- a CDS encoding transglutaminase TgpA family protein: MSTAAAIPRVSLTWLLLAQSLVLLPLWWHVPLWLLVLWLGCTLWRVQVFRMRARYPGRLIKLALMLAVAAGVYLSSGTWVGLEATAALLVAAFLLKLLEMQSARDARVVIFLGLFCLAVAYLFDASLGWALYSVLPLLALLAALIGLQQTQLIAQPMATLKLASSLVLQALPLMLLLFVFFPRLEPLWSLPLPKPGQGVTGLSESMSPADVASLSQSGEVAFRASFDGAIPAKRDLYWRALSLDVYDGRTWSQSPWIQTQLAAQWQPTGPSLTYQVIQQPSGKPWLFALDVARTASPGVRQLSDGRLQRRRPVDQPLMYAVTSWPQVLREPQLSAPALRTALLLPAQGDPRTRQWAQDLRARFTTAPALVNEMLRQFRELPFHYTLNPPVLGRESIDEFLFDSRRGFCAHYAGAMVYALRVAGVPARVVAGYQGGEVNPAGNYLTVRQFEAHAWVEYWQSGIGWQRADPTAAVAPARVEQGLQQALSADEEFLAGSPFSPLRYPQLTWLNDLRLQWDNLNYGWQRWVLEYQGERQIEFLARWFQGLQRWALPVGGLLFMVLASVWLLKPWRHRVDPQLKDFVAFERLLRRRGIVRQTGEGAMAFAERAAAQLPSQSEAILKFAYAFMAQRYAGRPVSREQLRAALATLRRQLARRPGNMPR; the protein is encoded by the coding sequence ATGAGCACGGCCGCAGCGATTCCCCGGGTCAGCCTGACCTGGCTGCTGCTGGCACAGTCGCTGGTCCTGCTGCCGCTGTGGTGGCACGTGCCGTTATGGCTGCTGGTGCTGTGGCTGGGTTGCACCCTTTGGCGCGTCCAGGTGTTTCGCATGCGAGCCCGCTACCCGGGGCGGTTGATCAAGCTGGCGCTGATGCTTGCCGTCGCCGCCGGGGTGTACCTGTCCAGCGGCACCTGGGTGGGCCTGGAGGCCACCGCCGCGCTGCTGGTGGCCGCGTTCCTGCTCAAGCTTCTGGAGATGCAGAGCGCTCGTGACGCCCGCGTGGTGATCTTTCTCGGCCTGTTCTGCCTGGCAGTGGCCTACCTGTTCGATGCCAGCCTGGGCTGGGCGCTGTACAGCGTACTGCCACTGCTGGCCTTGCTCGCGGCCTTGATCGGTTTGCAGCAGACCCAGCTGATTGCCCAGCCCATGGCCACGTTGAAACTGGCGAGCAGCCTGGTGTTGCAGGCGTTGCCGCTGATGCTGCTGCTGTTTGTGTTCTTCCCACGCCTGGAACCGCTCTGGTCGCTGCCGTTGCCCAAACCGGGGCAGGGCGTTACCGGCTTGTCGGAAAGCATGAGCCCGGCCGACGTGGCCAGCCTCAGCCAATCCGGTGAAGTGGCCTTTCGCGCCAGCTTCGACGGCGCCATACCGGCCAAACGTGATCTGTACTGGCGGGCGCTGAGCCTGGATGTGTACGACGGCCGCACCTGGAGCCAGTCGCCCTGGATCCAGACCCAGCTGGCAGCGCAGTGGCAACCCACCGGACCTTCGCTCACCTATCAGGTCATCCAGCAGCCCAGCGGCAAGCCCTGGCTGTTCGCCCTGGACGTCGCGCGCACGGCATCGCCCGGCGTGCGCCAGCTGAGCGACGGACGTCTGCAGCGTCGTCGCCCGGTCGACCAACCGTTGATGTACGCGGTCACGTCCTGGCCACAGGTGCTCCGCGAGCCGCAGCTGTCAGCGCCAGCGCTGCGCACGGCGCTGCTACTGCCGGCCCAGGGCGACCCGCGCACGCGCCAGTGGGCGCAAGACTTGCGTGCCCGGTTCACCACGGCGCCAGCACTGGTCAACGAAATGCTCCGGCAGTTTCGCGAACTGCCTTTCCACTACACGCTCAATCCGCCGGTGCTGGGCCGCGAAAGCATCGACGAATTCCTCTTCGACAGTCGTCGGGGCTTTTGCGCCCACTATGCCGGCGCCATGGTCTATGCGCTGCGCGTGGCCGGTGTGCCCGCGCGCGTGGTAGCCGGCTATCAGGGCGGTGAGGTCAACCCGGCGGGCAACTACCTGACCGTGCGCCAATTCGAAGCCCACGCCTGGGTCGAGTACTGGCAGTCGGGGATCGGCTGGCAACGGGCGGACCCCACTGCAGCAGTGGCACCGGCCCGTGTCGAGCAGGGCCTGCAGCAGGCACTGTCGGCGGATGAAGAATTTCTCGCAGGCTCGCCGTTCTCGCCCTTGCGCTACCCGCAGCTGACCTGGCTCAACGACCTGCGCCTGCAATGGGACAACCTCAATTACGGCTGGCAGCGCTGGGTGTTGGAGTACCAGGGCGAGCGCCAGATCGAATTTCTCGCGCGCTGGTTCCAGGGTCTGCAACGCTGGGCGCTGCCGGTCGGCGGGCTATTGTTCATGGTGTTGGCCAGTGTCTGGCTGCTCAAGCCGTGGCGACATCGGGTCGATCCGCAACTCAAGGATTTCGTCGCCTTCGAGCGCTTGTTGCGTCGACGTGGCATCGTCCGTCAGACCGGCGAGGGCGCCATGGCCTTCGCCGAGCGGGCAGCGGCCCAGTTGCCCTCGCAAAGCGAGGCCATCCTGAAGTTTGCCTACGCCTTCATGGCTCAGCGTTATGCCGGCCGCCCGGTGTCGCGCGAGCAACTGCGCGCTGCGTTGGCCACCTTGCGCCGACAACTGGCCCGCAGGCCGGGGAACATGCCCCGGTAG
- a CDS encoding transglycosylase SLT domain-containing protein, whose amino-acid sequence MGLRSLIVALCLALVLPSAAAARPAGPPLAAHPTKVRDLAQIQSSRVLRVLVNQSRNSSGQVRGQAIGVEYHRLQAFQSYLNSHAGKGQALQLKIIPRAKEQLLGALQRGEGDLVAPGELMELHPTSKVAASDAVIANVPFVLVSGKGGRRPVRVEQLAGKTLALPNGSAAGAAIERLNQKLALRKLAPIDIEWVDPSLAVEDVLEMVQAGIYPLTVVELPIAERWAKVMPRLRVDRRVVLSAPGSVSWYVRRDAPQLGASVDRFLASYKAPSDQDAAFVKVYRGLYKVHYPLARSDRQRLEKLRPVLQRHAREQHMDWLNLAALAFKESKLDPAARGGSGATGLLQITPAAARRVGVGNIQNVDNNVQAGAKYLAMIRRKFFSSNKLNERERMAFTLAAYNMGPERVQAMRKEARRRGLNPDQWFFQTERIAMEQMGMAAVSYVNSVNKYYLAFARERDSLEPGARKLASAR is encoded by the coding sequence ATGGGCCTGAGATCACTGATTGTCGCGCTGTGTCTGGCCCTCGTGCTGCCCTCGGCTGCGGCCGCTCGTCCGGCGGGTCCGCCGCTTGCGGCGCACCCGACCAAGGTCCGCGACCTGGCGCAGATTCAGTCGAGCCGCGTCTTGCGCGTGCTGGTCAACCAGAGCCGCAACAGCTCCGGCCAGGTGCGCGGCCAGGCCATCGGTGTCGAATATCACCGCTTGCAAGCCTTCCAAAGCTATCTCAATAGCCACGCCGGCAAAGGCCAGGCGCTGCAACTCAAGATCATCCCGCGTGCCAAGGAACAACTGCTCGGCGCCTTGCAGCGCGGCGAAGGCGATCTGGTCGCACCGGGCGAACTGATGGAGCTGCACCCTACCAGCAAGGTCGCGGCCAGCGATGCCGTGATCGCCAATGTGCCGTTCGTGCTGGTCAGCGGCAAAGGCGGCCGGCGCCCCGTGCGGGTCGAACAACTGGCAGGCAAAACCCTCGCCTTGCCCAATGGTAGCGCTGCGGGCGCTGCCATCGAACGCCTGAATCAGAAACTGGCCCTGCGCAAACTGGCGCCCATCGACATCGAATGGGTCGACCCCAGCCTGGCCGTGGAGGACGTGCTGGAAATGGTCCAGGCCGGGATCTACCCACTGACCGTTGTCGAGCTGCCCATCGCCGAGCGTTGGGCCAAGGTCATGCCGCGGCTGCGCGTTGACCGCCGAGTGGTGCTCAGCGCGCCCGGCTCGGTGAGCTGGTACGTGCGCCGCGACGCACCGCAGCTCGGCGCCAGCGTCGATCGCTTCCTGGCCTCGTACAAGGCGCCAAGCGACCAGGACGCCGCGTTCGTCAAGGTTTACCGTGGCCTGTACAAGGTTCACTATCCCCTGGCTCGCAGCGACCGCCAGCGTCTTGAAAAGCTGCGTCCGGTCCTTCAGCGTCATGCTCGCGAGCAGCACATGGACTGGCTCAACCTCGCCGCGCTGGCCTTCAAGGAATCCAAGCTCGACCCGGCTGCCCGTGGCGGCAGTGGCGCCACCGGCCTGCTGCAGATCACCCCGGCGGCGGCTCGTCGGGTAGGCGTGGGCAACATCCAGAACGTCGACAACAACGTGCAGGCCGGAGCCAAGTACCTGGCGATGATTCGCCGCAAGTTCTTTTCCAGCAACAAGCTCAACGAGCGTGAACGCATGGCCTTCACCCTGGCCGCCTACAACATGGGCCCGGAACGGGTACAAGCCATGCGCAAGGAAGCCCGCCGCCGCGGCCTGAACCCAGACCAGTGGTTCTTCCAGACCGAACGCATCGCCATGGAGCAGATGGGCATGGCCGCGGTGAGCTACGTCAACAGCGTGAACAAGTACTACCTGGCATTCGCCCGCGAACGCGATTCGCTGGAGCCAGGCGCGCGCAAGCTGGCGTCGGCGCGTTGA